Genomic window (Phaeodactylum tricornutum CCAP 1055/1 chromosome 3, complete sequence):
ATGATGTGCAAGTTGTCCTTGAAAACGGGAAGCTCCGTGTGAAGGCGGAGCGCAAAGCTGGTAAACAAGTCACTTTTCATCGCGAGCTTCCGATCGACGATTCCGTCATTGAGTCAAGCATGGCAAGCCTGGTCGATGGGGTATTGACCATCTCCCTGACCAAAAAGCAATCGCCCGAATCAGTGTCGGTTGCCGTTGCATCAGAATATCCTCCGGAAAGTATAACCGAAGAAAATGTTCACTTTAGTTTGGACCTGCCCGGGGTCAAGTCGTCGGACCTGAAGGTGACGCGTCTTAGCGGCAATATCGCAATCGAAGGAGAGCGGAAAAATGGCCAATTTTCTTCTACGGTCAAGCGCAGCTATGAAGTCGATACCAAGACAGTTGATGTTGACTCGATTAGGGCATTTTTGGCCGACGGCGTCTTGACCTTCGTTGCGCCTCGCAAGGAAGGGCCGCCCGCTTTAACAATTCCAGTATCGACGCTTATTGAGAATTCCACCAGCGAGCCTCCCAAGAAGCAGGCCAAGTTGGACATTGAATCATCCGAAACGGCGCCAAAACAATCCGTCATTCCTGAAATCGAAGATGACAAGACAAAGCCGTCATCGGGTAGCAATGAAAAGGAATGGGAGCATGTTGTCGAGACAGTCCCTgacgaagaagtcaaagCTTAGCAATAGCCAGTAAAAGCAGAAAATATGTAGATAAGAAATTCAAATACTGGTCGTAGTCTCTTAGTGTATCGAAACGTAGAAAAGCTTTGAGCAAAGAAACCCTCAAAAGAATCCGAGCGATGCGCCCGTTGCTTCTTCGTACAGTGAGAGTATACCCCGTAGGCAAGACTCCCCACTAGCTCTCTTCACATCATCCTGAAAGTGACGCATTCCCAATCTACTATACTCTCTTCGCTTGAGCCTAATCACATCGCGATCAACGTACTCGTTTTGATTCTCGCCGACTCCGATAACAGTGACAGATCTATTCCAAGTCCCAAGAAAATGACCAGACCTTACGGGTTTAAAGCCTGGTTTGGCCGGTTCGATTGCAACGCCTACATCCTTAcggaaaaagacgaaggcTGCGTGCAATGAGTGAGGGCCTGTGATAAAGGCGGCATTGATGGAACCGGTATCCGGAGCCATCCACAAGTTCGCCAACGCTTGCTGAAATGCGTACCACATAAGTGGATGCCTTGGTGATGTGGCCATAAAATATTGCGACAGCAAATGGTATTGTTCAACGACAAAGAAAGCGTCGTCGCTGGGACGAATGCTATTTGGCGACAGCTTATTCGGAACGGAGTCCAAATCGGCATATAGGCCTCCGTAGACCCACAGAACGAGATACCGCCAAAGGTCAGCTTTGAGTGTACCATGAAGGAGGCATTTTCGAGCGATAGTCTCCAATAATGGAAAGTTGGGAAATTCCTGTTCGAACAATCTCCAGagcgcgtcgtcgtcgtgaaAATAGTAAGACCATCCATCCCATTGCCACTGTTGCGTTGTTTTGGCCAAATTTGGTGTCAAGCACCGCGATCTGGAGGTTTGATGAACTATTCTTGGAATTTTTCTGTCGTTTGATGCGTGTGACGAAGGAAATTCGGTATCGAAAATATAGACCAGATCGGGGTCACAGAGCGTCGTGCTGTCTTTCGTGTTGTCCAGCGTAAGCTCCTGAAGTGGTCTTTTCCTGTAAGGCTGTTTGGCTTTCGTTAATCCAGTATGGCCTGTAGCGTTTATAAGAAAAGCTTGATCAAATGTTAGACCCTGAAATTCTGATTGTTTACGGAAGCGAAAGATACCAACAAGATGCTCAAGCAACAGTATGGAGATCGGTAGATAGAAGCACAGAGAAAGCCATTTCTTTGATGTGCTTATTTTCCGTTTTTTCATAGTTTGAACTAGAGCTTTTCCGAAACTATATTCTCCAGTGTTGGTCAGTAACAGAGAAACAAATGTAAAgacaactgacagtgaagatcATTTGACGAATTGACCGTGGTGTACAGTGAGCATTATTTGTGCGCATCGGAAAAGTTCTATCAATGCCGCTCTCGAGTGGCAGTCATCGCTTTCAAGAAATTGTGTGACCTGACAACGAATCATGCTTTTCATAGGAAAATAAAAAAACGACGGGGTTCGAGTTGGATATATCGCAAAGCCTGtcaatatccgggttttGCTGTGCCAGCATCAATGTGCCTTCCTCACAGTAACGTATACGTCGATCGACTTAGACGTCAAGGGTCTCTATAGATAACCATTGACCGAGAATATTCCAGATACTATTTGACACTTTAAAATGCGGGGTAAGATTCGGTCAGCGGTTAGGCTTCCAACGAATCCTAAAAGTGCCTTTTTTGCGTTTATAGCAAATTCCGAAATTGAGTTAAAATTTGCAGATGCCAATCCCACAATGGCAAGAGCAGCTGTTTTTCCTTCAATATGTGTGCTGGCCTTTGGATCTTCCAACTGCTGCGTTCTGAGTCGAAGAAGGACGGAGACGGTCGACAATCATGGTCCCGATCACGACAGGAAGTCGATTCCGAACTAGATGGCGAGTCAATCA
Coding sequences:
- the HSP20B gene encoding heat shock protein Hsp20 (molecular chaperone; located in mitochondrion); the protein is MIAVPEGLRADGAADPPAVVMFWIKQGYETNEAKGIGTGTKIIDASRTPYICEEVSSEAGNADQLAGLGRGQNTTHRHATGCGPNNEDATKSTTATDSSNKITDGSASASVVYHSRGVHVTESKESTKLSIDLPGVKANDVQVVLENGKLRVKAERKAGKQVTFHRELPIDDSVIESSMASLVDGVLTISLTKKQSPESVSVAVASEYPPESITEENVHFSLDLPGVKSSDLKVTRLSGNIAIEGERKNGQFSSTVKRSYEVDTKTVDVDSIRAFLADGVLTFVAPRKEGPPALTIPVSTLIENSTSEPPKKQAKLDIESSETAPKQSVIPEIEDDKTKPSSGSNEKEWEHVVETVPDEEVKA
- a CDS encoding predicted protein is translated as MKKRKISTSKKWLSLCFYLPISILLLEHLVGIFRFRKQSEFQGLTFDQAFLINATGHTGLTKAKQPYRKRPLQELTLDNTKDSTTLCDPDLVYIFDTEFPSSHASNDRKIPRIVHQTSRSRCLTPNLAKTTQQWQWDGWSYYFHDDDALWRLFEQEFPNFPLLETIARKCLLHGTLKADLWRYLVLWVYGGLYADLDSVPNKLSPNSIRPSDDAFFVVEQYHLLSQYFMATSPRHPLMWYAFQQALANLWMAPDTGSINAAFITGPHSLHAAFVFFRKDVGVAIEPAKPGFKPVRSGHFLGTWNRSVTVIGVGENQNEYVDRDVIRLKRREYSRLGMRHFQDDVKRASGESCLRGILSLYEEATGASLGFF